The following coding sequences are from one Collimonas arenae window:
- a CDS encoding M48 family metallopeptidase codes for MSSFAFSVLFVIFLAITLAVRFWLGSRQIRHVLAHRSAVPAEFAEKIPLAAHQRAADYTVAKTKFSMLSMLISTVVLIGFTLLGGLQLLSNIIFSWAGPGMIYQMSLLVAFVAISGLIDLPLDYYKQFVLEARFGFNKMTVKLFFTDMLKNTLIGAVIGLPLVWVVLQLMAKSGDLWWFYAWLVFSGFQLLMLVLYPTVIAPLFNKFTPLTDDSLRNRIEGLMKRVGFASKGLFVMDGSKRSAHGNAYFSGFGAGKRIVFFDTLLARLAPQEIEAVLAHELGHFKLKHIVKRIVVMFAISLAFMALLGYLKQQLWFYTGLGVNPLLLADLSNNDAMALILFMLALPIFTFLLSPLSSISSRKHEFEADAFAAKHTDASDLVTALVKLYEDNASTLTPDPLHSAFYDSHPPAAVRINKLTAAHG; via the coding sequence ATGTCTTCATTTGCATTTTCAGTTTTATTCGTAATCTTCCTGGCAATCACCCTGGCCGTGCGCTTCTGGCTGGGTTCGCGCCAGATTCGCCATGTGCTGGCGCACCGTAGCGCAGTACCGGCCGAATTCGCCGAAAAGATCCCATTGGCGGCCCACCAGCGCGCTGCCGACTATACCGTCGCCAAGACCAAATTCAGCATGTTATCGATGCTGATCAGCACCGTTGTCCTGATCGGTTTCACCCTGTTGGGCGGCTTACAGTTGCTTTCCAACATCATATTCAGCTGGGCTGGCCCAGGCATGATCTATCAAATGAGCTTGCTGGTGGCATTCGTCGCCATTTCGGGCCTGATCGACCTGCCTCTCGATTATTACAAGCAATTCGTGCTGGAAGCGCGTTTCGGCTTTAACAAGATGACGGTCAAGCTGTTCTTCACCGACATGCTGAAAAACACCTTGATCGGCGCCGTCATCGGCTTGCCGCTGGTGTGGGTGGTGCTGCAGTTGATGGCGAAATCGGGCGATCTCTGGTGGTTTTACGCATGGCTGGTATTCAGCGGCTTCCAGTTGCTGATGCTGGTGCTCTACCCCACAGTGATTGCGCCGCTGTTCAACAAATTTACGCCACTGACCGACGACAGCCTGCGCAACCGCATCGAAGGCTTGATGAAGCGGGTCGGTTTCGCCTCCAAGGGCTTGTTCGTGATGGACGGCTCCAAGCGCAGCGCTCACGGCAATGCCTATTTCTCCGGCTTCGGCGCCGGCAAGCGCATCGTTTTCTTCGATACATTGCTGGCACGCCTGGCGCCGCAGGAAATCGAAGCTGTGCTGGCGCACGAGCTCGGCCATTTCAAACTCAAGCATATCGTCAAGCGCATCGTCGTGATGTTTGCCATTTCTCTGGCATTCATGGCACTGCTCGGCTACCTGAAACAGCAACTCTGGTTCTACACCGGCCTGGGTGTCAATCCGCTACTGCTGGCCGATCTCAGCAACAACGACGCGATGGCGCTAATCCTGTTCATGCTGGCACTGCCGATCTTTACTTTCCTGCTGTCGCCGCTGTCATCGATCAGCTCGCGCAAGCACGAATTCGAAGCGGATGCATTTGCCGCCAAACATACCGACGCCAGCGATCTTGTGACCGCGCTGGTCAAGCTGTATGAAGACAATGCCTCGACCCTGACCCCGGATCCGTTGCACTCTGCCTTCTACGACTCGCACCCGCCCGC
- the orn gene encoding oligoribonuclease, with protein MSQATDISANPVAAAPAAPVRPNEFNLIWVDMEMTGLNPDSDRIIEVAVVVTDPQLNILAEGPVFAIHQPDEIMDGMDAWNKGTHGRSGLIEKVKASTVTESDAELALIEFLKKYVPNGKSPMCGNTICQDRRFMARGMPKLEAFFHYRNLDVSTLKELCRRWKPELASGFKKHQKHTALADIIESIEELRYYREHFIKE; from the coding sequence ATGTCACAAGCCACCGATATCTCCGCTAATCCCGTAGCTGCTGCTCCTGCTGCGCCGGTGCGGCCCAATGAGTTCAACCTGATCTGGGTCGATATGGAAATGACTGGGCTGAATCCCGACAGCGACCGCATCATTGAGGTTGCGGTGGTGGTTACCGATCCACAGTTGAACATCCTGGCCGAAGGGCCGGTATTTGCGATTCATCAGCCGGACGAGATCATGGATGGCATGGACGCCTGGAACAAGGGCACCCATGGACGCTCGGGCTTGATTGAAAAAGTCAAAGCGTCGACCGTGACCGAAAGCGATGCCGAATTGGCATTGATCGAGTTTTTAAAAAAATACGTGCCGAACGGCAAATCGCCAATGTGCGGCAACACGATTTGCCAGGATCGCCGCTTTATGGCACGCGGCATGCCGAAGCTGGAAGCATTTTTCCACTACCGCAATCTGGACGTGTCGACGCTGAAGGAATTGTGCCGTCGCTGGAAGCCTGAACTGGCGAGCGGCTTCAAGAAGCACCAGAAACATACCGCGCTGGCCGACATCATTGAATCGATTGAAGAACTGCGCTACTACCGCGAGCACTTCATCAAGGAATGA
- a CDS encoding UPF0149 family protein, which yields MNLDEPLSDKEFDELDDFLLSDRCAEDSMTMDTLHGYLTALVVGPEQVLLGEWLPHVWGPSLKDAPKFKSEKEYEKIVGLIARYMNEIAVTLEVAPKEYEPLFCEHEFEGKNLLDGEAWAWGFWEGINLRAKAWEPIWHSNLATVVRPIYLLGAEELEEEEMALREDPMQRHKLAVEVEAAIPEIYRYWLPHRKSAVTTIQRETPKIGRNDDCSCGSGKKYKKCCGLNKAED from the coding sequence ATGAATCTCGACGAACCCCTCTCAGACAAAGAATTTGACGAACTGGACGACTTTTTGTTGTCCGATCGTTGCGCTGAAGACAGCATGACCATGGATACCCTGCATGGTTATCTGACTGCGCTGGTAGTCGGTCCAGAGCAAGTCTTGCTGGGCGAATGGCTGCCGCATGTATGGGGACCTTCGCTGAAGGACGCGCCGAAATTCAAGTCAGAGAAGGAATACGAAAAGATCGTTGGCCTGATCGCCCGCTACATGAATGAAATCGCGGTCACGCTGGAAGTTGCCCCAAAAGAATATGAGCCATTGTTCTGTGAGCATGAGTTCGAAGGCAAGAACCTGCTCGACGGCGAAGCCTGGGCCTGGGGTTTCTGGGAAGGCATCAACCTGCGCGCCAAGGCTTGGGAGCCGATCTGGCATTCGAACCTGGCAACGGTTGTGCGGCCGATTTACCTGCTCGGCGCGGAAGAGCTGGAAGAAGAGGAAATGGCGCTGCGCGAAGATCCTATGCAGCGTCACAAGCTGGCGGTAGAGGTCGAGGCAGCAATTCCGGAAATTTACCGTTATTGGCTTCCGCACCGCAAATCAGCGGTGACCACGATCCAGCGCGAGACGCCGAAGATTGGTCGTAATGATGATTGCAGCTGCGGCAGCGGCAAGAAATACAAGAAGTGCTGCGGCCTCAATAAAGCCGAAGACTGA
- a CDS encoding DNA ligase has product MKQPSITRFKPRLCTALALSFLLALTPPIVAADNAPPLMLANSYHPGIPLTEYWVSEKYDGVRGYWDGKRLLTRGGQPVIAPPWFTAGWPAIAMDGELWAGRGRFNHAVSTVRRETADDSAWRSMRFMVFDLPAHGGNFNQRLQALKTLIPSLKTPWVQAVEQIKISDHATLQRMLDRIVRQGGEGLMLHRGASLYQALRNDDLLKLKTHEDAEARVIAHLPGKGKYQGMMGALLVETPDGLRFKLGTGFSDDQRRHPPALGSLVTYRFRGLNPGGIPRFASFMREYQQ; this is encoded by the coding sequence ATGAAACAGCCATCGATAACGCGATTCAAACCACGTCTCTGCACGGCGCTGGCGCTCAGCTTCCTGCTCGCGCTGACGCCGCCGATTGTCGCTGCCGACAACGCCCCACCGTTGATGCTGGCCAATTCCTACCACCCCGGCATCCCGCTTACGGAGTATTGGGTCAGTGAAAAATACGATGGCGTGCGCGGCTACTGGGATGGCAAGCGGCTGCTGACCCGCGGTGGCCAGCCGGTGATCGCCCCGCCCTGGTTCACCGCCGGCTGGCCCGCGATAGCGATGGATGGCGAGCTGTGGGCCGGCCGCGGCCGCTTCAATCACGCGGTCTCCACCGTGCGTCGCGAGACAGCAGACGACAGCGCCTGGCGCAGCATGCGCTTCATGGTATTCGACCTGCCGGCGCATGGCGGCAACTTCAATCAGCGACTGCAAGCACTAAAAACGCTGATCCCCAGCCTTAAAACGCCGTGGGTACAGGCCGTCGAACAAATCAAGATCAGCGATCACGCCACGCTGCAACGCATGCTGGACCGCATAGTCAGACAAGGTGGCGAAGGATTGATGCTGCATCGAGGCGCCTCGCTTTATCAGGCGCTGCGCAACGACGACCTGCTCAAACTGAAAACCCATGAGGATGCGGAAGCCAGGGTCATTGCCCATTTGCCCGGCAAGGGGAAATATCAGGGCATGATGGGCGCATTGCTGGTGGAAACACCGGACGGCTTGCGTTTCAAGCTAGGCACCGGTTTCAGCGACGACCAACGACGCCACCCGCCGGCGCTGGGCAGCCTGGTGACTTATCGCTTCAGGGGATTGAATCCAGGCGGAATACCGCGATTCGCCAGCTTCATGCGGGAATATCAGCAGTAG
- a CDS encoding serine/threonine protein kinase, translating to MATSPPASFSTLTPDTVLDALDSIGLHGDGRLLALNSYENRVYQIGMEEGPPLVAKFYRPGRWSDAAILEEHGFVQELVEREIPVVAAWTAPDGKTLHQFDGFRFAVFPRHGGRSPELEDDATLEWLGRFLGRIHAVGGLRIYQHRPTLDIASFGEEPSTFLLANGFVPEDLLEAYRSTVTQALLGVRRCFERAGSVGALRLHGDCHGSNVLWTDAGPHFVDFDDSRMGPAVQDLWMLLSGERKDMVRQMGSLLAGYEDFCDFDTRELYLIEALRTLRLIHYAAWIARRWDDPAFAVAFPWFNTQRYWQDRVLELREQIALMDEPPLWQA from the coding sequence ATGGCTACTTCACCTCCCGCATCATTCTCGACCCTGACTCCCGATACCGTACTGGACGCGCTCGATAGCATCGGGCTGCATGGCGACGGTCGTCTGCTGGCGCTCAACAGCTACGAAAATAGGGTGTATCAAATCGGCATGGAGGAAGGGCCACCGCTGGTTGCCAAGTTCTATCGGCCCGGGCGCTGGAGCGATGCGGCGATCCTGGAAGAGCACGGTTTCGTGCAGGAACTGGTGGAGCGCGAAATTCCAGTGGTTGCGGCTTGGACCGCACCGGATGGAAAAACGCTGCATCAGTTCGATGGCTTCCGTTTCGCGGTATTCCCGCGTCACGGCGGCCGCTCGCCGGAACTGGAGGACGATGCCACGCTGGAATGGCTGGGTCGCTTCCTTGGGCGTATCCACGCGGTTGGCGGTTTGCGCATTTACCAGCACCGGCCGACGCTCGACATCGCCAGCTTTGGCGAGGAGCCGAGCACGTTTTTGCTGGCTAACGGTTTTGTGCCGGAAGATTTGCTGGAAGCTTATCGCAGCACCGTCACGCAAGCGCTGCTGGGCGTGCGTCGTTGCTTCGAGCGCGCCGGCAGCGTCGGCGCCTTGCGTTTGCATGGCGACTGCCACGGCAGCAACGTGTTGTGGACCGACGCCGGCCCGCATTTCGTCGATTTCGACGATAGTCGCATGGGGCCTGCGGTACAGGATCTGTGGATGCTGTTGTCCGGTGAACGCAAGGACATGGTGCGGCAAATGGGATCGCTGCTGGCCGGTTACGAAGACTTCTGCGATTTCGATACGCGCGAGCTGTACTTGATCGAAGCGCTGCGCACCTTGCGCTTGATTCACTACGCGGCGTGGATCGCGCGCCGCTGGGACGACCCGGCTTTCGCCGTGGCCTTCCCGTGGTTCAATACGCAGCGCTACTGGCAGGACCGGGTGCTGGAATTGCGCGAACAAATCGCGCTGATGGACGAACCGCCGTTGTGGCAGGCATGA
- a CDS encoding DMT family transporter, producing the protein MHWIYLLIAIVAEVIATSALKASAEFTRLVPSIVVVSGYLIAFYFLSLTLRTLPVAIVYAMWSGIGIALIALVGWLVLKQSLDTAALIGIGLIVSGVLVMNIFSKSVPH; encoded by the coding sequence ATGCATTGGATCTATCTATTGATCGCCATCGTCGCCGAAGTGATCGCCACCAGCGCCTTGAAAGCCAGCGCCGAATTCACCCGGCTGGTGCCGTCGATTGTGGTGGTGAGCGGCTATCTGATTGCGTTCTATTTCCTGTCACTGACCTTGCGCACCTTGCCGGTGGCCATCGTGTATGCGATGTGGTCCGGCATCGGTATCGCGCTGATCGCCCTGGTCGGCTGGCTGGTGTTGAAACAAAGTCTCGATACCGCAGCATTGATCGGCATCGGCCTGATTGTCTCAGGTGTGCTGGTGATGAATATCTTTTCGAAGTCAGTGCCGCACTAA
- a CDS encoding LysR family transcriptional regulator yields the protein MDRLESLRVFCQVVELNSFSRAAEQLEMSNATITNHIAALERHFGVRLLNRTTRKISLTDDGHSCYQRAQRLLGDMTELEDGLQGRRVTPQGILRVDVPTVIARIYLAPALARFSALYPDLSIRLNVGDRMVDMVEGRGDVWIRIGELKDSSMVARRIYQTRNLCCAAPEFLAQHGTPRTPQELSSFRCLAFIHPNSGQNVPWTFSKGKQEFNWAPPGNIAINHAETLIHAAASGAGIVQLLTLSLNPQIHAGLLTPVLADWATPGPPVSVVYHQSHQLSAKVRVFVDFVTELFAAID from the coding sequence ATGGATCGTCTGGAATCATTGCGGGTATTTTGCCAAGTGGTGGAATTGAACAGTTTCAGCCGCGCCGCTGAGCAGCTGGAGATGTCGAACGCCACCATCACCAACCACATCGCCGCGCTGGAGCGGCATTTCGGCGTGCGCCTGCTGAACCGCACCACCCGCAAAATCTCCCTGACAGATGATGGCCATAGCTGCTACCAGCGGGCGCAGCGCCTGCTGGGCGACATGACCGAACTGGAAGACGGGCTGCAAGGCCGACGCGTCACGCCGCAGGGCATTTTGCGGGTCGATGTGCCGACCGTGATCGCCCGTATTTACCTGGCGCCAGCGCTGGCGCGCTTCAGTGCGCTGTATCCCGATCTGTCGATCCGGCTCAATGTCGGCGACCGCATGGTCGATATGGTGGAAGGCCGTGGCGATGTCTGGATCCGCATCGGCGAGCTGAAGGATTCCAGCATGGTGGCGCGGCGCATCTACCAGACCCGCAACCTGTGCTGCGCCGCGCCGGAATTCCTGGCGCAGCACGGAACTCCGCGCACGCCGCAGGAACTAAGCAGCTTCCGTTGCCTGGCGTTCATCCATCCCAACAGTGGCCAGAACGTGCCGTGGACCTTCAGCAAAGGCAAGCAAGAATTCAACTGGGCGCCGCCCGGCAATATCGCCATCAATCATGCGGAAACCCTGATCCACGCAGCCGCTAGCGGCGCCGGCATCGTCCAGTTGCTGACGCTGTCGCTCAATCCGCAGATCCACGCCGGCCTGCTGACGCCGGTGCTGGCCGACTGGGCCACGCCAGGGCCGCCGGTGTCGGTGGTCTATCATCAGAGCCACCAGTTATCGGCCAAGGTCAGGGTTTTTGTCGATTTCGTCACAGAGCTGTTCGCTGCTATCGATTAG